The nucleotide window TCCTAGGACTCGCAGTGCTGCAAAGGTTTACATCGGATGTAGCGATAACGACGATTCCGTGGTGGGTAACGGTGTTAATTTTGGCTGCAATCGTTTCCGGATATATGTGGATTCGGACAAGTCTTGAAGACAAAAAGGCAGAAGCGGAATGGATTGAACAAGAAGGGCGTGTCTACATTCGCAGAATGGAGCATGAACGCCAGCAACGGCAAGAACAATAAGAAGCACCTCCAACCATTTGGGAGGTGCTTTCCTTATTGCATGGGTTCTGCCTCGGATTCTTGCAGCCAACCTTCATATTCGCTGTCCATGATTTCAATATCGGACTCTTCCATGAGTTCCTGGATGACCTCTTCTGGCATTTTAGACTGTTCTTGTGTCAGTCTTGATTCGATTTCTTCTTCAAGCTCTTCATACGTTTCATTTCGGTCCAGGACTTCGATGATATGATAACCCATCTGTGATTCCACGGGATCGCTAATCTCTTCTATATCCAGCTCAAATGCAGCCTCAGCGAAATTTTCATCCATTTGGTGTCCTTCTTGAGGGAACGCTCCCACATTTCCGCCTTCCGGAACACTTGCCGTATCCTCGGAATACTCCTCAACAGCATCCTCGAAACTCATCTCGCCTTCAAGTTCGTTTAAAACTTCTTCGGCTGTTTCCACATCCTCGACGAGAATATGCCTGACTTCCACTTCGGTCAGTTCTTCTTCATTTTCTTCATAATAATCTTCTTTATCTTCTTCCGTAATGTCCACTTCCGCGGTGGACAGCTCCTCAATTACGACTTGGGGGAGCAAGAAATCTTCTTTCAGTTCATCGACGGAATCTACAGGGATCTGCAATTGCATTTGCAACATCTCCAGCAATTGCTCGTCATCTTCGACGCCCATCTGTTCACGCATGTCCTCAAGTTCCGCGTCAACTTCTTCATCTCCGATATCCAGTTCTTCTGCCTGCTCCCTTAGGATAGTGTCTTGGACCATCTGGTTGAATAGCTCAGGGCCAAATTCATTTTTTAGTTCATCCGTAAATGCTTCTTCCGTCAATGAAGTTCCATCGATGTTGGCAATTTCCTCGCCGGAGTCGTTATCTGCATCTCCGTCATCATTGCATGCGGATAGCGCAATAGTTCCTGTTATGCATGCCGCCAGGGCAATTTTTGTTTTTTTCAATTTTTGTACACTCCCTATTCGTCTGAAACGTACGATTTAAAAACTTCATGGATTAGAAACAAGTTTACCATACCATAAAAAGATCGTGAGAAAAAACAAATATGTAGGTAGAACGCCCAATCGACTTGACCTATCCCTACATAAGATAACTCAGGAATGGGAGGAGGTGGCATCATGTCAGCTGGTTATGGATATGGCGGTGGCTTTGCGCTCATCGTTGTCCTGTTCATTCTGCTTATTATCGTAGGTGCCTCTTGGTTCTAAATTTTAAAGAAGGAGGAAATAACCATGGGTTACGGTGCTGGTTATGGCGGAGGTTTCGCACTTCTCGTCGTATTATTCATCCTGCTTATTATCATTGGAGCTTCCTGGGGAGGTTACGGTGGTTGGTAAGCACACACATTGAATAGTTCCGCAGTTTTATGGGTTGGTGCCGTGAGCGCCAACCCTTTCTAATTTAAATGACTAAAAGTCTCACATATGTAGAAACGAGAAGAATCATAATGAGCACATTTATGGTTGTGAACACGTTGGGGATCTTCTCTTCTGTCATTTCTTTTTGTTCGACAAGGGAATTAGTCATGGTATTAATGATAACTAAGTAAACAGCAGCGCAGAATATAAATATAAGAATAGACATGCCGGAACCTCCAATTACCTCCAAGATACATCACTTGGCTTTACTTTAACAAACATTGGGGAAAAATGATAGCCGAAGCTCATGAAAGCTCAGGGTAAAGTGAACGTACAACAATTTATTAATCGAAATAAGGTTCGTTTCTTCCAAACGGAAGGAGCGCTACTTCGAAAAGGTTTAGAAACGGGAGGTGATCACAAGCGGAGGGAATAGATACTTTCAGGTCTCCGACACAGTGCTTATGTGGACTTTGATGAGACCGTTCATGAAAGCCGCATTCATCGTGTG belongs to Salicibibacter cibi and includes:
- a CDS encoding sporulation YhaL family protein, with the protein product MQERSKRMLLTLVIIFLGLAVLQRFTSDVAITTIPWWVTVLILAAIVSGYMWIRTSLEDKKAEAEWIEQEGRVYIRRMEHERQQRQEQ
- a CDS encoding peptidylprolyl isomerase, with translation MKKTKIALAACITGTIALSACNDDGDADNDSGEEIANIDGTSLTEEAFTDELKNEFGPELFNQMVQDTILREQAEELDIGDEEVDAELEDMREQMGVEDDEQLLEMLQMQLQIPVDSVDELKEDFLLPQVVIEELSTAEVDITEEDKEDYYEENEEELTEVEVRHILVEDVETAEEVLNELEGEMSFEDAVEEYSEDTASVPEGGNVGAFPQEGHQMDENFAEAAFELDIEEISDPVESQMGYHIIEVLDRNETYEELEEEIESRLTQEQSKMPEEVIQELMEESDIEIMDSEYEGWLQESEAEPMQ
- a CDS encoding YjcZ family sporulation protein; translation: MSAGYGYGGGFALIVVLFILLIIVGASWF
- a CDS encoding YjcZ family sporulation protein, which produces MGYGAGYGGGFALLVVLFILLIIIGASWGGYGGW